Proteins encoded by one window of Pseudomonas tructae:
- a CDS encoding fimbria/pilus outer membrane usher protein: MFELPCPWRTPRSAGGLPLAVIFTLAAVAGPGSAHSATFDSSFMQSFGGGSAGPNLDLEAIAQSTQIGPGVYSVSIRLNQSFFDRRELRFDDQGAGEVAACLTPALLLDMGVKLDALLDKAQLATLDCVDLAAVIDGAAVSFDAAYLVVDIIVPQIALQRDAVGYVSPSEWDDGINAGLLNYQFVAAQGHSDDQGSNSQYNLYLNGGLNLGGWRLRSNAYLSQDSVLGRQWQRSNTYAQTDLPATFGTLTLGDSFTAGDVFDSLPFRGVQLATDMGMWPDSLQGYAPVVRGVAETRAKVEVLHNGYSLYSTYVPPGPFEIDDLNAAGGSGDLEVIITEADGRERRFTQPYATLGNLMREKAWRYSLTLGEYNAADEGERPKLGQATLAYGLPADYTVYGGVLGNDFYQATLLGLGKNLGHFGAVSLDATQARTDGADGRRDTGQSYGLRYGKAFATGTSVRFAGYRYSTKGYRDFAEAAWQHDNASFDRATKRSRVQASVAHNFASTAFYLNLSQQDYWNTSRRERQLQLGINTQYRGVSYGLYASKSLVDSFGQSSQVGLSVSLPLGGGSSANLALTRNDDGSYDERAGFRGRAGRDGHLSYNIDASHSERSGSSGSASVNYLAPFAQLGAGLSAGERFEQASINLAGSLIAHADGMTLGHTLGETVGLVHVADTADVGVLNAPGTRTNADGYSVIPYMTPYRKNRVSLDTQDLDHNVDIDNGVTQVVPRRGALVKASFEAKRSEKILLNLRLSEGGHPPFGAQVLDSEQQSVGVVGPGGQVLLTLPETSNQIRVRWGKAAHQQCRASLDTRSPELASDTYRQVQATCQPITDDAGVTP, encoded by the coding sequence ATGTTTGAGTTACCGTGCCCCTGGCGAACCCCTCGTTCTGCCGGCGGCCTGCCGCTGGCCGTGATTTTTACCCTGGCCGCAGTGGCAGGCCCTGGCAGCGCCCATTCGGCCACTTTCGACAGCAGTTTCATGCAGTCTTTTGGCGGCGGATCGGCCGGTCCCAACCTTGACCTGGAAGCGATCGCGCAGAGCACCCAGATTGGCCCCGGCGTATATTCGGTGTCGATCCGCTTGAACCAGAGCTTTTTCGATCGGCGCGAGCTGCGTTTCGATGACCAGGGCGCCGGGGAGGTTGCGGCCTGCCTGACGCCGGCGCTATTGCTGGACATGGGCGTGAAGCTCGACGCCTTGCTCGACAAAGCGCAACTGGCCACGCTCGATTGCGTGGACCTGGCTGCAGTGATCGACGGTGCCGCCGTCAGCTTCGATGCGGCCTACCTGGTGGTGGATATCATCGTTCCGCAAATTGCCCTGCAGCGTGATGCGGTGGGCTATGTCTCGCCCAGCGAATGGGACGATGGCATCAATGCCGGCCTGCTCAACTATCAGTTTGTCGCCGCCCAAGGCCACAGCGACGACCAGGGCAGCAACAGCCAGTACAACCTGTACCTGAACGGTGGCCTGAATCTCGGCGGCTGGCGCCTGCGTTCCAATGCCTACCTGAGCCAGGATTCGGTGCTGGGGCGCCAGTGGCAGCGCTCCAATACCTATGCCCAGACCGACTTGCCGGCAACCTTTGGCACCTTGACCCTGGGCGACAGCTTCACGGCGGGCGACGTTTTCGACAGCCTGCCGTTTCGCGGTGTGCAACTGGCAACCGACATGGGCATGTGGCCGGACTCGCTGCAAGGCTATGCCCCTGTGGTGCGCGGCGTGGCCGAAACCCGGGCGAAGGTGGAGGTGCTGCACAACGGCTACTCGCTGTACTCGACCTACGTGCCCCCGGGGCCGTTCGAAATCGATGACCTCAACGCCGCAGGCGGCAGTGGCGATCTGGAAGTGATCATCACCGAGGCCGATGGCCGTGAGCGACGCTTTACCCAGCCCTATGCGACGCTGGGTAACCTGATGCGCGAAAAGGCCTGGCGCTACAGCCTGACCCTGGGCGAATACAACGCCGCCGACGAAGGCGAGCGGCCCAAACTCGGCCAGGCAACCCTGGCCTATGGCCTGCCCGCCGACTACACCGTGTATGGCGGTGTGCTCGGCAACGATTTCTACCAGGCCACGCTGCTGGGGCTGGGCAAGAACCTTGGGCATTTCGGCGCGGTTTCGCTGGATGCGACCCAGGCCCGCACCGACGGTGCCGATGGCCGGCGCGACACTGGCCAGAGCTATGGGTTGCGCTATGGCAAGGCGTTCGCCACGGGTACTTCGGTACGTTTTGCCGGATATCGCTACTCCACCAAAGGCTATCGGGACTTTGCCGAGGCCGCCTGGCAGCACGACAATGCCAGCTTCGATCGCGCCACCAAACGCAGCCGGGTGCAGGCCAGCGTGGCCCACAACTTTGCCAGCACCGCCTTTTACCTGAACCTCAGCCAGCAGGACTACTGGAATACCTCACGGCGTGAACGGCAGCTGCAACTGGGTATCAACACCCAGTACCGCGGCGTCAGTTACGGGTTGTACGCGAGCAAGAGCCTGGTCGATTCGTTTGGCCAGTCCAGCCAGGTTGGCCTGAGCGTTTCCTTGCCCTTGGGCGGTGGCAGCAGTGCCAACCTGGCACTGACACGCAACGATGATGGCAGCTATGACGAACGGGCCGGGTTTCGTGGGCGGGCCGGTCGTGATGGGCACCTCTCCTACAACATCGATGCCAGCCACAGCGAGCGCAGCGGCTCGTCCGGTTCGGCGTCGGTCAATTACCTGGCGCCCTTCGCCCAGTTGGGCGCCGGGCTCAGTGCTGGCGAGCGCTTTGAGCAGGCCAGTATCAACCTGGCCGGCTCCCTGATCGCCCATGCCGATGGCATGACGCTGGGGCATACCCTGGGTGAGACCGTGGGCCTGGTACACGTGGCCGATACCGCCGATGTCGGCGTTCTCAACGCACCAGGTACCCGCACCAATGCCGATGGTTATTCGGTCATCCCCTACATGACGCCTTACCGCAAGAACCGGGTGAGCCTGGACACCCAGGATCTGGATCACAACGTCGATATTGATAACGGCGTGACCCAGGTGGTGCCGCGGCGAGGGGCATTGGTCAAAGCTTCGTTCGAGGCCAAGCGCTCCGAGAAGATCCTGCTCAACCTGCGTCTGTCCGAGGGTGGTCATCCACCGTTCGGCGCCCAGGTGCTCGACAGCGAGCAACAGTCGGTCGGCGTGGTCGGGCCGGGTGGGCAGGTGCTGCTGACCTTGCCGGAGACCAGCAACCAGATTCGAGTCCGGTGGGGCAAGGCGGCACACCAGCAATGCCGGGCATCGCTCGACACAAGGAGCCCGGAGCTTGCCAGTGACACCTATCGCCAGGTGCAAGCGACCTGTCAGCCCATTACCGATGACGCAGGAGTGACACCGTGA
- a CDS encoding efflux RND transporter periplasmic adaptor subunit: MPIKPRSLVVCTLLVAMAGTLLWLFNRPGQDKPVVSNAIPVRVVSVKQQDVPRFVSAIGSVLSLHSVVIRPQVEGLLTRLLVKEGQAVTQGELLATIDDRAIRASLEQAKAQLGQSQAQLQVAEVDLKRYRLLSSDNSVSRQTLDQQQALFNQLKATVLGNQAAIAAAQVQLSYTQIHSPVSGRVGIRTVDEGNFLRVADAQGLFSVTQIDPIGVEFSLPQQLLPTLQGLLAAPTPAVVQAYLEGDGDSGGTLLGEGHLTLIDNQVAANTGTIRVKAEFANSAARLWPGQLVTLKLQTALEQKALVVPPQVVQRGIDGHYVYRINGDKVDSVPVKVLYQDSVLNIIAGVGAGDRLVSDGQSRLKPGAQVEVAADAPPVEDVASGKVQP; this comes from the coding sequence ATGCCAATCAAGCCTCGCTCCCTCGTTGTCTGCACCCTGCTGGTGGCCATGGCCGGCACCTTGCTGTGGCTGTTCAACCGCCCGGGCCAGGACAAGCCCGTCGTCAGCAACGCCATCCCGGTACGCGTGGTCAGCGTCAAGCAACAGGACGTACCCCGCTTTGTCAGTGCTATCGGTTCGGTGCTGTCGCTGCACAGCGTGGTGATTCGCCCACAGGTCGAGGGGCTGCTGACCCGCCTGCTGGTCAAGGAAGGCCAGGCGGTCACGCAAGGCGAGTTGCTGGCGACCATCGACGATCGCGCAATCCGCGCCAGCCTCGAACAGGCCAAGGCCCAGCTGGGCCAGAGCCAGGCGCAATTGCAGGTAGCCGAGGTCGACCTCAAGCGCTACCGCCTGCTGAGCAGCGACAACAGTGTGTCGCGCCAGACCCTCGACCAACAGCAGGCGCTGTTCAACCAGCTCAAGGCCACGGTACTGGGTAACCAGGCGGCGATCGCCGCCGCCCAGGTGCAGCTGTCCTATACCCAGATCCACTCCCCGGTCAGTGGCCGGGTGGGTATTCGCACTGTCGATGAAGGCAACTTCCTGCGCGTCGCCGATGCCCAGGGGCTGTTCAGCGTGACCCAGATCGACCCCATCGGCGTCGAGTTCTCGCTGCCGCAGCAGTTGTTGCCAACCCTGCAAGGCCTGCTCGCCGCGCCAACCCCGGCCGTAGTCCAGGCCTACCTGGAAGGCGATGGTGACAGCGGCGGCACCCTGCTCGGCGAAGGTCACCTGACCCTTATCGACAATCAGGTAGCGGCCAACACCGGCACTATCCGGGTCAAGGCCGAGTTCGCCAACTCCGCTGCGCGCCTCTGGCCCGGGCAACTGGTAACCCTGAAACTGCAGACGGCGCTGGAGCAGAAAGCCCTGGTAGTCCCACCACAGGTGGTGCAACGCGGCATCGATGGCCACTATGTGTACCGGATCAATGGCGACAAGGTCGACAGCGTGCCGGTCAAGGTGCTGTACCAGGACAGCGTGCTGAACATCATTGCCGGGGTCGGGGCCGGTGATCGCCTGGTGTCCGATGGCCAGTCGCGGCTCAAGCCCGGCGCCCAGGTCGAGGTGGCCGCCGATGCACCGCCGGTAGAAGACGTGGCCAGCGGCAAGGTGCAACCATGA
- a CDS encoding multidrug efflux RND transporter permease subunit — MNPRGSISAWCIDRPIATVLLTFALVLLGVIAFGRLPVAPLPEADFPTIQVTAQLPGASPQTMASSVATPLEVQFSAIPGMTQMTSSSALGSTNLILQFSLDKSIDTAAQEVQAAINTASARLPQDMPSPPTWRKVNPADSPVLILTVSSAQMPANELSDYAETLLARQLSQIDGVGLINITGQQRPAIRVQAQPEKLAALGLTLADLRQAIQQTSLNLAKGALYGQNSVSTLATNDQLFHPEQYAQLIVSYRNGAPVHLQDVATVINGAENAYVKAWSGEQQGLNLVVFRQPGANIVDTVDRVMEALPGLEQMLPAAVQVSVLNDRTQTIRASLHEVEVTLMIAVLLVIGVMALFLRQWSATLIVSSVLGVSLTASFALMYLFGFSLNNLTLVAIVIAVGFVVDDAIVVVENIHRHLEAGDNSREAALKGSAEISFTVVSISFSLVAAFIPLLFMGGVVGRLFKEFALTATSTILVSVVVSLTLAPTLCALFMHRPQQHRQDTSGRLLGWYQRGLLKALAHQRLMLGLFGLTLALAVAGYVAIPKGFFPVQDTGFVLGTSEAAADVSYPDMLAKHQALAKIVEADPAVRAFSHAVGVTGSNQTIANGRFWIALKDRDDRDVSASEFIDRLRPQLAKVPGVVLYLRAGQDINLSSGPSRSQYQYVLKSNDGAALNLWTQRLTERLKANPAFRDLSNDLQLGASVTRIDIDRKAAARFGLTTSDIDQALYDAFGQRQISEFQTETNQYKVILELDARQRGKAESLNYFYLRSPLNGEMVPLSVLAKVAAPSTGPLSIAHDGLFPAANLSFNLAPGVALGDAVQILERTQRELGMPDSIIGTFQGAAQAFQSSLASQPWLILAALVAVYIILGVLYESFVHPLTIISTLPSAGLGALALLWLSGQDFSIMGLIGIVLLIGIVKKNGILLVDFALDAQRHHGLSPEVAIYQACLTRFRPIMMTTLAALLGAVPLMFGMGAGAELRQPLGIAVVGGLLVSQALTLFTTPVIYLALERLFHRRQQAVTLAQTDAR, encoded by the coding sequence ATGAACCCGCGCGGATCGATCAGCGCCTGGTGCATCGACCGGCCAATCGCCACCGTGCTGCTGACCTTCGCCCTGGTGCTGCTCGGGGTCATCGCCTTTGGCCGCCTGCCAGTGGCCCCGTTGCCCGAAGCCGACTTCCCGACCATTCAGGTCACCGCGCAATTGCCTGGCGCCAGCCCGCAAACCATGGCCTCGTCAGTGGCCACGCCCCTTGAAGTGCAGTTCAGCGCCATCCCCGGCATGACTCAGATGACTTCCAGCAGCGCCTTGGGCTCGACCAACCTGATCCTGCAATTCAGCCTCGACAAGAGCATCGACACCGCCGCCCAGGAAGTCCAGGCGGCGATCAACACCGCCAGCGCCCGCCTGCCCCAGGATATGCCCAGCCCGCCGACCTGGCGCAAGGTCAACCCGGCCGACAGCCCGGTGCTGATCCTCACCGTAAGCTCCGCGCAGATGCCGGCCAACGAACTCAGCGACTACGCCGAAACCTTGCTGGCCCGCCAACTGAGCCAGATCGACGGCGTCGGCCTGATCAACATCACCGGGCAACAACGTCCGGCCATCCGCGTACAGGCCCAGCCAGAAAAACTCGCCGCCCTCGGCCTGACCCTGGCCGACCTGCGCCAGGCCATCCAGCAAACCAGCCTGAACCTGGCCAAGGGCGCGCTGTACGGGCAGAACAGCGTGTCGACCCTCGCCACCAACGACCAGTTGTTTCACCCCGAGCAATACGCGCAGTTGATCGTCTCCTACCGCAACGGCGCGCCGGTGCACCTGCAGGACGTCGCCACGGTCATCAACGGCGCCGAGAACGCCTACGTCAAGGCCTGGTCCGGCGAGCAGCAGGGCCTGAACCTGGTGGTGTTCCGCCAGCCCGGGGCCAATATCGTCGACACCGTCGACCGGGTCATGGAGGCCTTGCCCGGCCTTGAGCAGATGCTGCCGGCGGCGGTGCAGGTGTCGGTGCTCAACGACCGTACCCAGACCATCCGTGCCTCGCTGCATGAGGTCGAAGTCACCCTGATGATCGCCGTGCTGCTGGTGATCGGGGTGATGGCGCTGTTCCTGCGCCAGTGGTCGGCGACCCTGATCGTTTCCAGCGTGCTCGGCGTGTCGCTGACGGCAAGTTTTGCGCTGATGTACCTGTTCGGTTTCAGCCTCAACAACCTGACCCTGGTGGCCATCGTCATCGCCGTGGGCTTTGTCGTCGACGACGCGATCGTGGTGGTGGAAAACATCCACCGCCACCTGGAAGCCGGCGATAACAGCCGCGAGGCAGCGCTCAAGGGCTCTGCCGAGATCAGCTTCACTGTGGTCTCGATCAGCTTCTCGCTGGTTGCCGCATTCATTCCGCTGCTGTTCATGGGCGGCGTGGTCGGGCGCCTGTTCAAGGAATTCGCCCTGACCGCCACCTCGACCATCCTGGTATCGGTGGTGGTGTCGCTGACGCTGGCGCCGACCCTCTGCGCCCTGTTCATGCACCGCCCGCAGCAGCACCGGCAGGACACCTCGGGCCGCCTGCTGGGCTGGTACCAGCGCGGGCTGCTCAAGGCCCTGGCGCACCAACGGTTGATGCTGGGCCTGTTCGGCCTGACCCTGGCCTTGGCGGTGGCCGGTTACGTGGCGATCCCCAAGGGCTTTTTCCCGGTACAGGACACCGGCTTCGTGCTCGGCACCAGTGAAGCGGCGGCCGATGTGTCCTACCCGGACATGCTCGCCAAACACCAGGCACTGGCGAAGATCGTCGAGGCCGACCCGGCGGTGCGCGCCTTCTCGCACGCAGTCGGAGTCACCGGCAGCAACCAGACCATCGCCAACGGCCGCTTCTGGATCGCCCTCAAGGATCGCGACGATCGCGATGTCTCGGCCAGTGAGTTCATCGACCGCCTGCGGCCACAACTGGCCAAGGTGCCGGGCGTGGTCCTGTACCTGCGCGCCGGCCAGGACATCAACTTGAGCTCCGGGCCGAGCCGCAGCCAGTACCAGTACGTGCTCAAGAGCAACGACGGCGCCGCGCTGAACCTCTGGACCCAGCGCCTGACCGAACGCCTGAAGGCCAACCCGGCCTTTCGCGACCTGTCCAACGACCTGCAACTGGGCGCCAGCGTCACCCGCATCGACATCGACCGCAAGGCCGCGGCGCGTTTCGGCCTGACCACCAGCGACATCGACCAGGCGCTCTACGATGCTTTCGGCCAGCGGCAGATCAGCGAGTTCCAGACCGAGACCAACCAGTACAAGGTGATCCTCGAACTCGACGCCCGCCAGCGCGGCAAGGCCGAAAGCCTCAACTATTTCTACCTGCGCTCACCGTTGAACGGCGAGATGGTGCCGCTGTCGGTGCTGGCCAAGGTCGCAGCGCCGAGCACCGGGCCGCTGTCGATTGCCCACGACGGCCTGTTCCCGGCGGCCAACCTGTCGTTCAACCTGGCGCCCGGTGTCGCCCTCGGCGATGCGGTGCAAATCCTTGAACGCACCCAGCGCGAACTGGGCATGCCCGACTCAATCATCGGCACTTTCCAGGGCGCGGCCCAGGCTTTCCAGAGCTCCCTGGCGAGCCAGCCTTGGCTGATCCTCGCCGCGCTGGTGGCGGTGTACATCATCCTCGGCGTGCTCTACGAGAGCTTCGTCCATCCGCTGACCATCATCTCCACCCTGCCCTCGGCCGGGCTCGGGGCCCTGGCGCTGCTGTGGCTGTCGGGCCAGGACTTCAGCATCATGGGCCTGATCGGCATCGTGCTGTTGATCGGCATCGTCAAGAAGAACGGCATTTTGCTTGTCGACTTCGCCCTCGATGCCCAGCGGCACCACGGGCTGAGCCCCGAAGTGGCGATCTACCAGGCCTGCCTGACGCGCTTTCGACCGATCATGATGACCACCCTCGCCGCCCTGCTGGGTGCGGTGCCGCTGATGTTCGGCATGGGCGCCGGCGCCGAGCTGCGCCAGCCGCTGGGCATCGCCGTGGTCGGCGGGCTGCTGGTCAGCCAGGCCCTGACACTGTTCACCACACCGGTCATATACTTGGCCCTGGAGCGCCTGTTCCACCGGCGCCAGCAGGCCGTGACCCTGGCGCAAACCGATGCCCGTTGA
- a CDS encoding fimbrial biogenesis chaperone: MHPFFRYERGLRLCLAGVLAMLPAMSAQAGIILSNTRVVFDANKRDVSVTAGNATDKPYAVQVWVNTEADDNAIAAPFIATPPLFRLDSMKEQMVRIVPTANDLPRDRESVFYFNAQEIPAANSEEDGTLKIALRTRIKLFYRPKGLEGSLLEALPGLQWALRREQGKALLEVHNPSPFHISFIHIKVAAGERESEIDKPVMVAPHSRRVYEIDPGLNWTPQSVVFSVINDHGGFTDPEQVSLSAAR, from the coding sequence ATGCATCCGTTTTTTCGATATGAACGGGGTTTGCGCCTATGCCTGGCAGGTGTGCTGGCCATGCTGCCGGCCATGAGTGCCCAGGCCGGGATCATCCTGAGCAATACCCGAGTGGTGTTCGATGCCAACAAACGTGATGTGTCTGTCACGGCCGGCAACGCCACCGACAAACCCTACGCGGTGCAGGTCTGGGTCAATACCGAAGCCGATGACAATGCTATCGCCGCGCCCTTTATTGCCACGCCGCCGTTGTTTCGCCTGGACTCGATGAAGGAGCAGATGGTGCGCATTGTGCCCACCGCCAATGACCTGCCCCGTGATCGCGAGTCGGTCTTCTACTTCAATGCCCAGGAGATTCCTGCGGCCAACAGTGAGGAGGACGGCACGCTGAAGATAGCGTTGCGTACCCGAATCAAGCTGTTCTATCGGCCCAAAGGTCTTGAGGGCTCGTTGCTCGAGGCGCTGCCCGGGCTGCAATGGGCGTTGCGTCGGGAGCAGGGTAAAGCGCTGCTGGAAGTGCACAACCCTTCGCCATTTCATATCTCGTTCATTCACATCAAGGTCGCTGCCGGCGAGCGCGAGAGCGAAATCGACAAGCCCGTCATGGTGGCGCCGCATTCACGCCGGGTGTACGAGATCGACCCCGGCCTGAACTGGACGCCCCAGAGCGTGGTGTTTTCGGTGATCAACGACCATGGCGGTTTCACCGACCCCGAGCAGGTCAGCCTGAGCGCCGCACGCTGA
- a CDS encoding heavy metal sensor histidine kinase: protein MFWKTVPTNSIALRLSALFTLVALGVFLVIGTALYKQVDRSLDLLPTAELEARLSVLESSLTRYDTREHWQKVTNKLNLLSEEDRRIRFWVVSGASPFEYGQPDANIRNFAQGPLGMRDLRLAASPYPYKVLVSELPAMGNRPALRFLIGIDTQTFWHTQHTLLVAIISLSVLGVVLASLLGYWVARYGLRPLLALSAEAQKLAPPRLSGRLQLADLAPELAQFARAFNSTLERVDQAYSRLEAFNADVAHELRSPLTNLIGQTQVALTRGRSAEHYFEVLQSNLEELERLRSIINDMLFLASADQGSKATALTCSSLAEEVATTLDYLDYILEDAHIRVQVSGDAQARIEKAQLRRALINLLNNAVQHTLPEQVIQVRIEAQDGQVSIAVSNPGPAIGQEHLAMLFERFYRVDAARSNSGSGNHGLGLAIVKAIALMHGGSVFVRSQAGANTFGILLPA from the coding sequence ATGTTCTGGAAAACCGTGCCGACTAATTCGATTGCCTTGCGCCTGAGCGCGCTGTTCACCCTGGTGGCGCTGGGTGTGTTCCTGGTGATTGGTACGGCGCTGTACAAGCAGGTCGACCGCAGCCTCGACCTGCTGCCTACGGCAGAACTGGAGGCGCGTTTGAGTGTGCTGGAGTCATCGCTGACCCGCTACGACACCCGTGAGCACTGGCAGAAAGTCACCAACAAGCTCAACCTCCTCAGCGAAGAAGACCGGCGCATCCGCTTCTGGGTGGTCAGCGGCGCCAGCCCGTTCGAATATGGCCAGCCCGATGCCAACATCCGCAACTTTGCCCAAGGCCCGCTGGGCATGCGCGACCTGCGCCTGGCCGCCAGCCCCTACCCGTACAAGGTACTGGTCAGCGAACTGCCAGCCATGGGCAATCGCCCGGCCCTGCGTTTTTTGATCGGCATCGACACCCAGACCTTCTGGCACACCCAACACACCTTGCTGGTGGCAATCATCAGCCTGTCGGTGCTGGGCGTGGTGCTGGCCTCATTACTCGGTTACTGGGTGGCGCGCTATGGCCTGCGCCCGTTGCTGGCGCTCTCGGCTGAAGCACAGAAACTGGCCCCGCCACGCTTGAGCGGACGCCTGCAACTGGCTGACCTGGCGCCGGAGCTTGCGCAGTTTGCCCGCGCGTTCAACTCGACCCTGGAACGCGTCGACCAAGCCTACAGCCGCCTGGAAGCATTCAACGCCGATGTCGCCCATGAGCTGCGCTCGCCCCTGACCAACCTGATCGGCCAGACCCAGGTGGCCCTGACCCGCGGGCGCAGCGCCGAGCATTACTTCGAGGTGCTGCAATCGAACCTGGAAGAGCTGGAGCGGCTGCGCAGCATCATCAACGACATGCTGTTCCTCGCCAGTGCCGACCAGGGCAGCAAGGCCACGGCCCTGACCTGCAGCTCGCTGGCCGAGGAAGTGGCGACCACCCTCGACTACCTGGATTACATCCTCGAAGACGCACACATCCGCGTGCAGGTCAGTGGCGATGCCCAGGCGCGGATCGAAAAAGCCCAGTTGCGCCGGGCGCTGATCAACCTGCTGAACAACGCCGTGCAGCACACCCTACCCGAGCAGGTAATCCAGGTGCGGATCGAGGCGCAGGACGGCCAGGTCAGCATTGCCGTGAGCAACCCGGGGCCGGCGATTGGCCAGGAACACCTGGCAATGCTGTTCGAGCGCTTCTACCGGGTGGATGCGGCGCGCAGCAACAGCGGCAGTGGCAATCACGGGCTGGGCCTGGCGATCGTCAAGGCGATTGCCCTGATGCATGGCGGCAGTGTGTTCGTGCGCAGCCAGGCGGGGGCCAATACCTTCGGCATCTTGTTGCCGGCTTGA
- a CDS encoding fimbrial protein, with product MKKLTFSGLFAALTLAGVTQSAQAADGEISFEGFIVNSTCAIEIGDSTGGVRGVVKLGDEVPTSSLSSAGMVAGGGSFNLQVNSSDPGCDVSGKSATVTFLPVSGSVGPSGQWLALDSVAGAATNVAVQLRDRRGVELPISEPSEEYVDLTQPMRFTANYIATGTATPGPANAKALFTVNIQ from the coding sequence ATGAAAAAGCTCACGTTCAGCGGCCTGTTCGCCGCCTTGACCCTCGCCGGTGTCACTCAGTCCGCCCAGGCAGCTGATGGCGAAATCAGCTTCGAAGGTTTCATCGTCAACAGCACCTGCGCCATTGAGATCGGCGACAGCACCGGCGGCGTTCGTGGTGTCGTCAAGCTGGGTGACGAAGTACCGACCAGCAGCCTGTCGAGCGCTGGCATGGTCGCCGGTGGTGGTTCGTTCAACCTGCAGGTCAACAGCTCTGACCCAGGCTGCGATGTCTCGGGTAAATCGGCCACCGTCACCTTCCTGCCGGTCAGCGGCTCGGTCGGGCCGAGCGGCCAGTGGCTGGCGCTGGACAGCGTTGCCGGCGCGGCAACCAATGTCGCCGTACAGCTGCGCGACCGCCGCGGGGTGGAGCTGCCAATATCCGAGCCATCGGAAGAGTATGTCGACCTGACCCAACCCATGCGTTTCACCGCCAACTACATCGCCACCGGCACCGCAACACCAGGGCCGGCCAATGCCAAGGCGCTGTTCACTGTAAACATCCAGTAA
- a CDS encoding heavy metal response regulator transcription factor — MRVLIIEDEEKTADYLHRGLSEQGFTVDLARDGIDGLHMALEGDYAVIVLDVMLPGLDGYGVLRALRARKQTPVIMLTARERVEDRIHGLREGADDYLGKPFSFLELVARLQALTRRGGAHEPVQIQVADLWVDLISRKASRAGQRLDLTAKEFSLLSVLARRHGEILSKTAIAELVWDINFDSDANVVEVAIKRLRAKLDGPFESKLLHTIRGMGYVLENRAD; from the coding sequence ATGCGTGTGCTGATTATCGAAGATGAAGAGAAAACCGCCGACTACCTGCACCGCGGCCTCAGCGAGCAGGGCTTTACCGTGGACCTGGCACGTGACGGTATCGATGGCCTGCACATGGCCCTGGAAGGCGATTACGCGGTGATCGTCCTCGACGTGATGCTCCCGGGTCTGGACGGCTACGGCGTGCTGCGCGCCCTGCGCGCGCGCAAACAGACGCCGGTGATCATGCTCACTGCCCGAGAGCGGGTTGAAGACCGTATCCATGGCCTGCGCGAAGGCGCCGACGACTACCTTGGCAAGCCGTTTTCCTTCCTTGAACTGGTGGCCCGCCTGCAGGCCCTGACCCGCCGTGGCGGCGCCCATGAGCCGGTACAGATCCAGGTCGCCGACCTCTGGGTCGACCTGATCAGCCGCAAGGCCAGCCGTGCCGGGCAGCGCCTGGACCTGACCGCCAAGGAGTTCTCGCTGCTCAGCGTACTGGCCCGGCGTCACGGTGAAATCCTCTCCAAGACCGCTATCGCCGAGCTGGTCTGGGACATCAATTTCGACAGCGATGCCAACGTCGTCGAAGTGGCGATCAAACGCCTGCGGGCCAAGCTCGACGGCCCGTTCGAAAGCAAACTGCTGCACACCATTCGAGGCATGGGCTATGTTCTGGAAAACCGTGCCGACTAA